tgagaaaagaaataaaaatattatccACTTGAAAATTTGGGCCTGCTTGAGCAATTTTTAAATCGATTCGTATTTTACTTTTGATACCCTGTTAAAAAATGGGTTACACGTAAAGATTATGCAGTCTTGCTTGAggcaaacatttaaacaatgcTTTActagtaaataatttaaagctCTTACTGttaaaagtttaaataatctatttcatatatccaaacttaaaatacttgaaaaaatattttaatcatAGTATTCATTTATTGTCAAGTAATTTTATGTTTGCTGttttgagaaaacatttttcatcgtccataattttatttttactatagataataattataacattattatcattattattattattattattattattattattattattattattattattattattattattattattattattattattattattattattattattattattattattattattattattattattattattattattattattattattattattgttctgtatttttatttatttatttaatttattttatttcttttttatatatataactttcaTTCTCTCGAATGCCCAGTGAACTGCAGACAGGGTATCGTATAGTGCAGTATTTTTAAGTCTTATTGATTTTCTTTGTACTTTAAAGGCTATAAATTGCCAAAAAGAATTACACGTTGTCCTTTGTCAAAGTTCGTGAACGAAGCTGTGGCAGTAAATCGTGCGGAATTTACGCGCCGCTCCACTTTAACACTCATGTGCGTCTGCTGCCCGCCCCAACCAATATGTTCCGCCTTAATCCTAGGCACGGGCATTATTCAGCCTAATAATACATAATTCAAATATGAAGCTGGACACATTAGTTCCGCCGTCTTAAGCACTCGCCGGCGCCTGTGATAAATGGAGGTCCAACAGGTTGACATCCAGAGACGGCAATTTAAGTAGATTTTGTGGTCGACAATTTCTTGGCAGTTTATGAACGTATGTGCCGAAAAGAAAAtgtatagatgtatatatgaaGGGAAAccataaaatgtattaaatgagCATTTCACTTGAAATGCTGCGACTGCCATCGATGATTGATGAATGCCGACGAATGACAAAGAGAACTTGGCACATGGGCCATAAAACATTTTCAGCAAATGCTCATCAAGTAGCCATGCGATAAATAAAAGAACAGTCCAAACATTTGATGAGATGGCAAAGAGAACGCTGTGCCGGAGACCATAAAAATGCAACGCTCAGTCAAAGAACGAAGCTCATTCAAATTGTGGCCATAGACACGCCCACCCACAACACATAAAGAGCAGACAAAAGACATAAACTAAATGAAGCGCCGCACCTAATGCCAAAAAGAAGTACGTTGCGACGagtatttctatttctattccatttccattttcatttgccattTACTATTTGCTATTGTCGTAACTCAATGCTATTTAAAGCCAAGtcgaaatcaaaatcaattgttacatgcgcacacacgcacgcacatgcacacaatgAAAACTGTTTTTCCTACACCATAAATGCGCAGCAAGCGAGTCTCGAGAAAAACCGTATCATGCAATCCAGTTGCTGCTTTAATAGAAAGATAATCATATAAGTTGGGAGACGCAcatgaaacacacacacacgcacacacacacacagacatgtGAATATAGTTGTGCAAACATGAGCTAACCAGACATGGTGGCACATATAACATGCCACAAACCTCAACAAATCTGCAAAACATTCGATTGCAACTGTTCTGGTTGGTTTATGTTAAAGAGATATGTTGACATATAtagtatgtacatacataatcTTTGTCTCTTTTGGAAGTTCTTGAAAACGTgccaaacaaaatacaatGAACTCATTCTGCCGATGGGTTGATTTACCCTGACACGACAGCAAATTGCGTCAGCAGCGCAATCATCAACAAGATTTAATTAGCTTATAATGggaaatggcaaaaataaaaagaaaagtgcaCATCTGCTTAACTTgacaatatatttaataattctGCAGGCAACTGCTAGCTTTTCAAGCTAGCTTATGCCAAAAATCTGTTGCTAACATTGTGAAAGAGTATAACAATAATTTGTACAATCGTATATTTCCCGGCATTGGCCGTATCAAATTTTGTGCTTAACATTTACGATAAATCTTTTCTCAGTTCCCGCCAATGAAGATAGTAATCCATCGAATAAAGAACTGAACGGGTTCCAGCCCATGTTAGTCTTGTGGTGTTTCGTTCAAAAGATTTGAAGTTGATCAGAAGATAAGCCAAGTAGTCTCAAAGAACAACTATTTCTTGCCAATCTATCAGGGGACTTGACTTGACTTTTGCGAGATGTGCGCCAAACACATCTCAAAtgatatttcaaaaaaaaatccttggaaatgaatttgaagacaatactatatatttacaatatcAAAACACGCAAATAAACTTGTAGAAATAActacgaaaacaaaaacgtgTCGAGCAAACGATTTTCACGATTTTTTCACACTTACGGGTGGATTTTTCCAAAGCCCTGAATTAGCGTGCACAAAGCTTTCAGCTGCCTTGATCACCAATTTGTTAGTTAGTTAATCATTTGATCCGTCAGTCGGTCAATCAGTTGGTCAGTCAAAATTCACAGTTTTATGCATAGCGATAAATAAGAATACATCATTCTGTGTTTGTGAAAAacgtcaaaataaataatatttgggATTTGAAACGATGTGCAAAGGGTAAAAATAACATAATGTCCGGCGAGTGATATGTTAAAAGGGCAAAGGTCAACGCATTTTAATACCATATGATTGTTTTATGGTCAATAGCTCAGTTTAATAGCAACAGAAATAGACCAGACAACTACCTAATGGCATGTGTTTAATCAAGAGGAATTTATTTGAATCAACTCGTGAAGAAGAAAACAGCGCCAGACAAACAGCTGTGGAACCAAACCAGCCGCATAAATATCCATTGGACACACAAGACGAAAGTGtgaatttgcaatttaaatggtCGAAATGTCGCGCCAATATAAATCAATAGAATTGCCCAGGCTCAGACATGACCATTTCTCTGCTGGAAATAAACAATAGACTAAACAAATTGCTTAAGTGGTATCTAAATACGCATATCGATATGAATAATGGAGCCAGCCTTGCGTCGCAGCTGTGcaacaatttttcttttgtctATATTTGAAAAAGCAAAATAGCTGAAAAAAGCCTCATCTACATTAAAGACGAACCGAGTCCAGCCCCAGGAACTCGAAAAACTCTTTTACACTGCAGAGCAAATTTAACACATGCGACTGAGACCAATTCGTATTAAAATACAATGTTCCAGCACTAAAGAGCGTTACTTAATTAAAAAGCTGCGCTGTATATCGTTTCAtggataaataaaaatgtaggCAACACAATACTTACTTCAAGCTTTCAATATGAGAGCATATCTAAATTATTTGATGTGCTTACTAGTTCTACACAGAGCAGATTCTTATGGGATATTGGAGGATGTTGCCATGTCCGTGGCGAGCTTAGACAGCTTAATACATGCCCAAAGCCTATTTATAGGAGAGCTCTACGACTATACCGTGGATTTGCAGTCAACCATTTACACAATGGAGAGGTAACTAAGCGATTGGCttcaaattgcaaataattgaaTGCTGCTCGCCAGATGCTTGTTGGAAATGAGCGCAAAGATCCAACAGTGGAGGGCTGATCCCGAGGCATATCTAGCCAATCCCTTGAACAGTTTTGCGCTGGTACGGCGCCTCCATGAGGATTGGAGTTACATTGAGGCGTATATGCAACAGCCAGTAGGTTCGGAGTATGCTGACAATGTGTATGGGCTATTTGAGGACTATGCGCCCACAGCCACAGACCTGGAGGATGCCATGAAGGCCATGATACGAATACAAGACTGCTATGACCTGGAGGCGGCGCAGCTGGCCAATGGGCTGATTGATGGCAAGCAATACGAGTAGGCAATATTCCTCTTAAATTCTTCCTATTTTCACAATTTGTACTTTAAAGTGCACAGCTAAATGCTCTTGACTGCTTTGCTTTGGCCGAGTTTTGCAAGGAGACGCCACTTTTAAGCAATGCTGTGGCCTGGCACAAGGAAGCTCTTGATAGGTATAACTATAGTCAAGATAACGATCTATATGATTCAGTTTATCAACTAACAGTGAATGATTTTTATGGAAAATATGCCAACAAGCTTGCCGAATACAGTAAGTAATACAACTATTTTACGATTCGTAAGGAAACTCATCTGCCTTATCCACATAGATAATAATAAGGAGGCTTTGAATGTGCTCAACAAAGCCGCTGATTTACATAATGTACTCTGGCTACAACGAAAATTGCTGGAAGATTCCGTTCATCATCTTAGCACAGGCTATAAGGttacttattttcaaattaaatttgaattatatggCAATCTTTGTGATTTCAGTTTGAGAAAGATCCCCTGAATTCCATGCAAATCGGTTGCCGTGGCCAGTTTCCAAATGTAACGCAAATGTATTGTTACTATCAAAATTCCAAGGAACCTTTCCTAATATTGGCACCGCTCAAAGTGGAATTACTGAACACTGAACCTTACGTGGCGCTATATCACGATGTCAtctatgaaaatgaaattaaaaaactgtTGAGCATAGATCTTGCCAGCATGAGACACGATCGAACTGCAGATCATAAAAACTCGGTTAAGTACACAACCGTGACAAGGGAACTGAATGATGTGCTCAATCATCGTGTTATGGATATGACTGCCATGAACGTGGCTTCCGAAAAGGACTTTCTGCTAATCAACTATGGCATAGGTGGCCACATAAGAGCACTCTCCGAGCAGCAGGTGCGTAACAGTCAACTCGTAAAGCTAAAGTTATCAAAgcttatttataacattttagcCGCAACTGGGCAATGTCAAGGCCTCCATTATATTTTTCGTAAGCACTGAAGTTCTCTTCTCTGGTTATATTTAATATCGAATTCTCTACGCCCAAAAGCTGAGTGAAGTGCCGCAAGGTGGTGACACTATTTTGCCAGAACTGGAAATTGCCATCAAGTCAAAAAAAGGTGCTGCATTAGTGACGCATCATTTGGACAAGCAGCTAAAAATTGATCTGAGCTCGGATCATTTGTCGTGCCCCGTCTTGGTGGGCTCCATGTGGAGTAGGTTCCCTAAAATATCTTTACAAATTCGACGCGAGATAACTTTTTGTTATTGCAGCTCTCGTTAAGTGGATTTACAGACACCGAAAATAAGGTTATTTGGATATTAAACATTGAGTTCCTGTCTATGAATTTATATGCCCTTAGTTGACTTAATTTGGATTGGACATTAAACAATCAACAGTTAGTCTTGGTACTGCTTTAAGCATATTAACTATGCTGTgcctaattaaatttaaaacacacTCACATTTCTTAGCCGTAACACGCCAAATCATTATCAGTTTGGCATTCGATTGGCTTCGAAGTGCTAACAATGAAGTTCCCATTCGCAGCTATTAGTTTCTCAATCTTGGTTTATGGCACGCTTGCCAATGGCCCGAAAAATTACTCGACAGAGCTATATAGCAGCTCCATTGTGGGTCTGTTAAAGCTGTTAGACATTGAGGATGAGTTTGTGGCTAATCTGCAGGAATATGCAGAGGCCCTGGAGGAAAGGTTGGAAACGCTACAAATGTGAGTGCAAGTCGGATACGAATCGTATGATATACTAAATTTTTGTCCAGCTTTTTAAAGACGCTAAATCGTAATGCTCTTCAGAGCAcaaaagaacaagaagaaTATGTCTCAAATCCGCTGAACGCATTCGGACTTATTCGTCGCATACGTCAAGACTGGCGCGCATTACAGGTCTTGATGGAGGCCAAGGCAGGTGCAGGTAATGCGTTATCAGAATTTTCCACTGATTAGCAAGTGTATAGAATATTGAATATCAATGCCAAGCAGCACAGCTGGCGGCTATGACAGAGCTTTTGACCAAAGCGCCAACTGAGCATGATATGGAAGAGTCGCTGGTGGGCATAAATCGCATCGAGCTGACCTATGACCTCAGTGCAATTGACATAGCAGAAGGACGCCTGCAGGGCATACAATTCAAGTGAGTTATTTGTCAGTTTCAGGACACGCCTAACCGCCCCAACGATTATCCCGCAGCCATACGTTTTCCATACGTGACTGTTTGGCCATAGCTAATCACAATTATGCCAACAAGAACTACGGCCGGGCTTTGATCTGGTACCATATTGCATTGAGGCGCGATAACGAGCCGAATTTTTTGGCCTACAATAAAGTCTTGGGCAGGCCCCTAATCGGTATCCGTCGCAGATTTGCCAGAGCGCGTCTATTGCAAGGTAGGTGGTGGAACGCATCTATTGATATGCCCGTACCTGATCAACTGTTGGCTAGGTATGCCGTTTGTTGAGCCCACACTGAATGAAACAGAAATGCTGGAAAAAGTAAATGGAATAATGAAGGCAACCAACTCAAGTCAATTGGATAACTTCGTAAATGAACTTTTGGAGCATGAAGACATGGACATTTTGGGGGTAAACCTACTAAAACCGAAGCCGACAGCCCATTATTTGGGCTGTCGTGGCCTTTTTCCCAAGCCCAAAAGTCTGAGTTGTCGCTACAACTCGACAACGACACCGTTCCTGCGACTAGCGCCACTCAAATTGGAGGAGATCAGCCACGATCCATATATAGTCATGTATCATAATGTGCTCTCCGATAGCGAGATCGAGGAGATGAAGCAGCTAAGTGTGCTCATGGAAAATGGCCTATCGGCTACCAATAAGCCGAATAATACAGAGCCGCTCGACATCGTAGCACGTGCTGGCTGGCTGGTGGAGGCGACACCGTTTCTGGAGCGCATCAATCGACGCATCACAGACATGACGGGCTTCGATGTGCTAGATATGTGGGCAGTACTGTTGGCTAACTACGGCATAGGCAACTACTTCAAGCCCCACTACGACTACATGTACGGTGGGCGTGTGTCTGGTGAGGCCGTTGCCGAGCTGGGCGAACGTATAGCCACTCTGATATTCTATGTGAGTTCGCTGATGCCGTAGTCATGGAATCAAGTGTGACAACTTAACGCATTACAGGCGAGCGATGTCGCCCAAGGTGGGGCCACCAATTTTCCCGACATTCAAGTTGCAGTTCAGCCCCAAAAGGGCAACAGCCTGTTTTGGTATAATATGTTTGATGACGGCACACCCGATCCACGTTCACTGCATTCGGTATGCCCTACTATTGTGGGTTCCAGATGGAGTGAGTACCACTAGTTTGCCCATTAGCTTTGATTATGCTAATTTTATTCCAATAGCGCTCACCAAGTGGTTGCACATGTGGCCCCAGATGTTTATCAAGCCCTGCTACGAAAGGCCATCGAAATAAGActcgaaaataatttaaatgatttaattttcaGTGATTCTTTAATCcgttaaaatttgtatacatttCTGCTAACGttcttatgatttttttttatatttcttacgGAATCGAAAGAAATGTTTTTAGAACTCTTTTTTTGGGACTTGTGAAAAAGCTACCTGCTAATGGTCACGCTAGTTGTTATCGTTCTTTACTTGGCTAACACATGAAAACTGTAAATAAGCCATGCAAATGAAAACATATTCGTATCGTCGAACATGAAATACCCTTTTAGACAAATAGCTGCGAAGAATAGTTGAGCTGGCGATTAGTGAATTTGCTGAATATATATTGAAGAGCAGACAAGTTTGttcaaaatatatgaaaaagcaACTAGTTGTTTAAACAACACAAAACATTGTAGTCCGTGGACATCTAGAAATGCAATTGGACTATTCTAAAAAGTTTTTCGCACAATCATGCCAATGGGGGTTCGATTTTAATCatgataaaacaaataagGGGCGAGTTTGATCATGATATATAGATTATTTAGTTGACATATACAAGTTTTCCGTATTAAagagcttaattttctaccAAAAAATCCTACTTCGATATAGTGAACCAGTGTTAAATCAGATTTTTCTGATTCAATATTGACAAGATGTAGCTCAGTAGTCAGGCGCATAGAGGACCTTATAAAAGTCGAgattgttcaagatatcttaaaaaacaaataatccAACTTCTAGTCCGATTCTATCTAGATAAGCTTTAGCCTATAAACATAGCTTACAAAGTGTTAAGCATAGTGAAACTTATAAAAGCCAAGTTTgttcaaaaaaaaacgctAATAAAATAAGTTTCCATATGGCTGCAAGTGGTccgatatagtgttccgatttTAATAAGTCTGTCTATTGGTCAGctttaaataagtttttggtGGTTCCGTGTTTATAAGATTTTGCTCGGAAGTAAGAAACATGGTGAAACCTATAAaagccgaatttggtcaagaaattaaaaaaaaaagccatcCATCGATTATTCCCTAATTCAGCTATTGATTCGATGTATATAGGATTTTCTTCATAA
The sequence above is a segment of the Drosophila virilis strain 15010-1051.87 chromosome 3, Dvir_AGI_RSII-ME, whole genome shotgun sequence genome. Coding sequences within it:
- the LOC6622223 gene encoding uncharacterized protein, encoding MRAYLNYLMCLLVLHRADSYGILEDVAMSVASLDSLIHAQSLFIGELYDYTVDLQSTIYTMERCLLEMSAKIQQWRADPEAYLANPLNSFALVRRLHEDWSYIEAYMQQPVGSEYADNVYGLFEDYAPTATDLEDAMKAMIRIQDCYDLEAAQLANGLIDGKQYDAQLNALDCFALAEFCKETPLLSNAVAWHKEALDRYNYSQDNDLYDSVYQLTVNDFYGKYANKLAEYNNNKEALNVLNKAADLHNVLWLQRKLLEDSVHHLSTGYKFEKDPLNSMQIGCRGQFPNVTQMYCYYQNSKEPFLILAPLKVELLNTEPYVALYHDVIYENEIKKLLSIDLASMRHDRTADHKNSVKYTTVTRELNDVLNHRVMDMTAMNVASEKDFLLINYGIGGHIRALSEQQPQLGNVKASIIFFLSEVPQGGDTILPELEIAIKSKKGAALVTHHLDKQLKIDLSSDHLSCPVLVGSMWKHAKSLSVWHSIGFEVLTMKFPFAAISFSILVYGTLANGPKNYSTELYSSSIVGLLKLLDIEDEFVANLQEYAEALEERLETLQIFLKTLNRNALQSTKEQEEYVSNPLNAFGLIRRIRQDWRALQVLMEAKAGAAQLAAMTELLTKAPTEHDMEESLVGINRIELTYDLSAIDIAEGRLQGIQFNHTFSIRDCLAIANHNYANKNYGRALIWYHIALRRDNEPNFLAYNKVLGRPLIGIRRRFARARLLQGMPFVEPTLNETEMLEKVNGIMKATNSSQLDNFVNELLEHEDMDILGVNLLKPKPTAHYLGCRGLFPKPKSLSCRYNSTTTPFLRLAPLKLEEISHDPYIVMYHNVLSDSEIEEMKQLSVLMENGLSATNKPNNTEPLDIVARAGWLVEATPFLERINRRITDMTGFDVLDMWAVLLANYGIGNYFKPHYDYMYGGRVSGEAVAELGERIATLIFYASDVAQGGATNFPDIQVAVQPQKGNSLFWYNMFDDGTPDPRSLHSVCPTIVGSRWTLTKWLHMWPQMFIKPCYERPSK